One part of the Rutidosis leptorrhynchoides isolate AG116_Rl617_1_P2 chromosome 1, CSIRO_AGI_Rlap_v1, whole genome shotgun sequence genome encodes these proteins:
- the LOC139897438 gene encoding putative DUF21 domain-containing protein At3g13070, chloroplastic — MNSTLVKTPSLIHYRHFSSSKLSKQFKLAPFIYKINLNLQISRTPKLFNTRSYPKNYINFETKDEELIQDSSKREELEKVKGLIRSGFVMGMLVLGIIRCQRVVAMETGSDLGFFAQKGLNYMKGSWNGPKFLQVLQVIREQGLILAALLGLSAFFSMAETSITTLSPWKVRELAEKEGENGVFKLLRTDVTRFLTTILIGTTVVNIGATALFTEAATTVFGEAGVGAATGVMTVVVLLLTEITPKSIAVHNATAVARAVVRPIAWLSLVLYPVGRVVTFLSMGMLKILGLKGKSEPSVTEDELKLMLRVAELSGAIEEEEQDMIENVLEIKDTHVKEVMTPLVDVVAVDAGATLVDFHHLWVTHQYSRVPVFEQRIDNIVGIAYAMDLLDLVKKGDMVDTAVVGEIAHKPAYFVPDSMLVWNLLREFRIRKVHMAVVLNEYGGTVGIVTLEDLVEEIVGEIFDENDSKEEIERKTGNIVKRADGVFDVDANTSVYQLSEDLNIILPEDHQYETVSGFICEAFGYIPRTGESIKVVLKKANKEDNDDDDDESKQETSDQDYKETSQTFKLGILAGNCRKVNTVRFERVNNHSAKEIKETARIVPRFWKTKWKNDESSGSGDDETNFSHDRILLEDKQH, encoded by the exons atgAATTCAACACTTGTCAAAACCCCATCTTTAATTCATTATCGTCATTTCTCATCTTCAAAATTGTCTAAACAGTTTAAATTAGCCCCCTTTATTTACAAAATCAATCTAAATCTTCAGATATCAAGAACCCCAAAGTTATTCAACACCAGAAGTTACCCAAAGAATTACATAAATTTTGAAACCAAAGATGAAGAATTGATCCAAGATTCATCAAAAAGGGAGGAACTTGAAAAGGTGAAAGGATTAATTAGAAGTGGTTTTGTAATGGGTATGTTGGTTTTAGGGATTATTAGATGTCAAAGAGTTGTAGCAATGGAAACTGGTAGTGATTTAGGGTTTTTTGCACAAAAGGGTTTGAATTATATGAAGGGTTCTTGGAATGGGCCTAAATTTTTACAGGTTCTTCAAGTTATCAGGGAGCAAGGTTTGATTTTGGCTGCACTTTTGGGGTTATCTGCCTTTTTTTCTATGGCTGAGACATCAATTACTACATTGTCACCTTGGAag gtTAGAGAGCTGGCTGAAAAAGAAGGAGAAAATGGTGTTTTCAAGCTGCTACGTACGGATGTTACTCGTTTTCTCACAACCATCCTCATTGGCACAAC TGTTGTAAACATTGGAGCTACTGCACTTTTCACAGAGGCTGCAACAACGGTTTTTGGTGAAGCTGGTGTTGGCGCAGCAACGGGTGTTATGACG GTGGTCGTTTTACTTCTAACCGAAATTACTCCTAAAAGTATAGCTGTTCACAATGCTACTGCGGTTGCTAGGGCTGTG GTGCGTCCAATTGCATGGCTTTCTTTGGTTTTATATCCAGTTGGAAGAGTTGTAACGTTCCTTTCTATGGGAATGCTTAAAATTCTTGGCTTGAAAGGGAAAAG TGAACCGTCTGTTACAGAAGATGAACTCAAGTTGATGTTGAGGGTAGCCGAGTTGAGTGGGGCAATTGAGGAGGAAGAACAG GATATGATTGAGAATGTGTTGGAGATAAAAGACACTCATGTGAAGGAGGTTATGACCCCTCTTGTAGATGTAGTTGCAGTTGATGCTGGTGCAACGTTAGTTGATTTCCATCACTTGTGGGTCACTCATCAATACTCAAG GGTGCCAGTATTTGAGCAGCGAATTGATAATATTGTGGGTATAGCATATGCAATGGACTTGTTGGATCTTGTTAAAAAG GGAGATATGGTAGATACTGCAGTTGTGGGGGAGATTGCTCACAAGCCTGCATATTTTGTTCCTG ATTCAATGCTAGTATGGAATCTTCTGAGGGAATTTCGTATAAGAAAGGTCCACATGGCGGTTGTTCTCAACGAATATGGAGGAACTGTGGGA ATTGTAACTCTTGAAGATCTCGTGGAGGAAATTGTTGGTGAAATATTCGACGAGAATGACTCAAAG GAGGAAATTGAGAGAAAAACTGGTAATATTGTAAAGCGAGCAGATGGAGTGTTCGATGTTGATGCTAACACATCAGTTTATCAACTTTCTGAAGATTTAAATATCATATTGCCGGAG GATCACCAATACGAGACCGTTTCAGGTTTCATTTGTGAAGCATTTGGATATATACCAAGAACAGGCGAAAGTATTAAAGTAGTTTTAAAGAAAGCTAACAAAGAAGATaacgacgatgatgatgacgagaGCAAACAAGAAACCAGTGATCAGGATTATAAAGAAACATCTCAAACATTCAAGCTTGGA ATATTAGCAGGAAATTGTAGAAAAGTTAATACCGTAAGATTTGAAAGGGTTAATAATCATTCAGCAAAAGAAATCAAAGAAACTGCTCGTATCGTGCCCAGATTTTGGAAAACGAAATGGAAAAATGATGAAAGCTCAGGCAGTGGCGATGATGAAACCAATTTCTCCCATGACCGTATCTTGTTAGAAGATAAACAACATTAA
- the LOC139897512 gene encoding uncharacterized protein: MYPKEESQVSVGSSSITDSSIQYELLGQIVQIERLIRDGVSITALIACVPKDQLMKELEMYLGEAKKKYDLLLEKFSKCGLDVVPEVVVEEREWGIQQQASYPGMMKTINSMENWTSSMMYDRFDEAKKAIGLYKNFILSIEYAISQEKIEQQLPTNQQ; encoded by the exons atgtatcccAAG GAAGAGAGTCAAGTGTCGGTTGGGAGCAGTTCTATAACAGATTCATCCATCCAATATGAATTATTGGGACAAATTGTTCAAATTGAAAGACTTATTCGAGATGGTGTTTCTATAACCGCTTTAATTGCATGTGTGCCGAAGGATCAACTTATGAAAGAACTTGAAATGTATTTAGGTGAGGCGAAAAAAAAGTACGATTTATTATTGGAGAAGTTTAGCAAGTGTGGGTTAGATGTTGTTCCTGAAGTAGTAGTTGAAGAACGTGAATGGGGTATTCAACAACAAGCATCGTATCCTGGTATGATGAAAACCATTAACTCGATGGAGAATTGGACAAGTTCAATGATGTATGACCGTTTTGATGAAGCAAAAAAGGCGATTGGGTTGTACAAAAACTTCATTCTTTCCATTGAGTATGCAATTTCACAAGAGAAGATTGAGCAGCAACTACCCACGAACCAACAATGA